AAGACCGGAAGGGCCCGGCAGATGAAGCTTGACCTGGAGCACACTCCAGGTTCTACGGTTTCTCCATGGCCAGCGAACAGCCCCTCCCCCAGGGGCCGACGCTCACGATCGCCCAGGTCGTCGAGCGCACCGGACTCTCGCACGACACGCTGCGGTACTACGAGAAGGCCGGCCTGATCCAACGGGTCGGCCGGACCACCGGGAACCAGCGGCGCTACGAGGCGGCCGACCTGGCCTGGCTGGAGTTCCTCATCCGGCTGCGCGAGACGGGCATGTCGATCGCGGACATGCAGCGGTTCGCCGAGTTGCGGGCGCGCGGCGACGCCACGGTTCCCGACCGGCTCGCGATGCTCCGGGAGCACCGCGCCGACCTCGCGGACCGCATCCGGGCGCTGCGCCGCAACGCGGCCTCCCTCGACGACAAGATCGACCACTACGAACGGCTGCTCGACCAGCCGGGATCGGACGAACTCCCATGACGCTCACGAACACCGCCACCACTCGCGAGGAGCGCTTCGAGCACGGCCTGGAGGTCCTCAAGCGCGTCGACGGCGAGGCCGGACAGCGCGTCGTCGACGCGCTCGGCGACATCAATCCCGAACTCGGCCACCAGATCGTCTCCTGGGCCTTCGGCGACATCTACGACCGGCCCGGACTCGCCCCGCGCGACCGCCAGTTGGTGACGCTGGGCATGCTCACCGCGCTC
This portion of the Streptomyces mirabilis genome encodes:
- a CDS encoding carboxymuconolactone decarboxylase family protein, whose product is MTLTNTATTREERFEHGLEVLKRVDGEAGQRVVDALGDINPELGHQIVSWAFGDIYDRPGLAPRDRQLVTLGMLTALGGCETQLEVHVNAALNVGLSPDEIVESLLHSAVYCGIPKAMNASLVAKKVFAERGLLPAGQQPTPPATAA
- a CDS encoding MerR family transcriptional regulator, which produces MASEQPLPQGPTLTIAQVVERTGLSHDTLRYYEKAGLIQRVGRTTGNQRRYEAADLAWLEFLIRLRETGMSIADMQRFAELRARGDATVPDRLAMLREHRADLADRIRALRRNAASLDDKIDHYERLLDQPGSDELP